Proteins encoded by one window of Myxococcus guangdongensis:
- the fabF gene encoding beta-ketoacyl-ACP synthase II, translating into MSHRRVVITGTGLISALGTGTEKNWQALLAGTSGISLVTRFDPKKIDTRIAGEVRDFEPEKFIDRREVRRMDLYAQYAMAAAAMAVEESGLPVGPDVPHGYVPERVGVIVGSGIGGISSLEEQHRKGLEKGFDRLSPFFIIQMIVNMAPGLISMRYNCKGPNWAPVSACATSAHAIGEAWKSIKLGETDAAIAGGAEAAITPLGLGGFSVMKALSTRNDDPTAASRPFDKDRDGFVMGEGAGMLVLEEMEAAKKRGAKILAELVGYGANSDAYHVTQPAPEGEGAARCMRLALQSAGMNPEDVGYINAHGTSTPFNDANETKAIKAVFGDHARKVAVSSTKSMTGHMLGAAGGYEGVVSALALSRNILPPTINQTTPDPECDLDYVPNQARELRVDAVMSNSFGFGGTNAVLLFKRFQ; encoded by the coding sequence GTGTCACACCGTCGAGTCGTCATCACCGGTACCGGGCTCATCTCGGCACTGGGCACAGGAACCGAGAAGAACTGGCAGGCGCTGCTTGCTGGCACTTCAGGCATTTCCCTCGTCACCCGCTTCGACCCCAAGAAGATCGACACGCGAATCGCCGGCGAGGTGAGGGACTTCGAGCCGGAGAAGTTCATCGACAGGCGCGAGGTGCGCCGCATGGACCTCTACGCGCAGTACGCCATGGCCGCCGCGGCGATGGCGGTGGAGGAGTCTGGGCTGCCGGTGGGCCCGGACGTGCCGCACGGCTATGTGCCGGAGCGGGTGGGCGTCATCGTGGGCTCGGGCATCGGCGGCATCTCCTCCTTGGAGGAGCAGCACCGCAAGGGCCTGGAGAAGGGGTTCGACCGGCTGTCGCCCTTCTTCATCATCCAGATGATCGTCAACATGGCGCCGGGCCTCATCTCCATGCGCTACAACTGCAAGGGGCCCAACTGGGCTCCGGTGTCCGCCTGCGCCACCAGCGCCCACGCCATCGGCGAGGCCTGGAAGTCCATCAAGCTGGGCGAGACGGACGCGGCCATCGCCGGAGGCGCCGAGGCGGCCATCACCCCGTTGGGGCTGGGCGGCTTCTCGGTGATGAAGGCGCTGTCCACGCGCAATGACGACCCGACGGCGGCCAGCCGCCCGTTCGACAAGGACCGGGACGGGTTCGTCATGGGCGAGGGCGCGGGCATGCTGGTGCTCGAGGAGATGGAGGCCGCCAAGAAGCGCGGCGCCAAGATCCTCGCGGAGCTGGTGGGCTACGGCGCCAACTCGGACGCGTACCACGTGACGCAGCCGGCGCCGGAAGGCGAGGGCGCGGCGCGCTGCATGCGGCTGGCGCTCCAGTCGGCGGGGATGAACCCCGAGGACGTGGGCTACATCAACGCGCACGGCACCTCCACGCCCTTCAACGACGCGAACGAGACCAAGGCCATCAAGGCGGTGTTCGGCGACCACGCCCGCAAGGTGGCGGTGTCGTCGACCAAGTCCATGACGGGCCACATGCTCGGCGCGGCGGGCGGCTATGAGGGCGTGGTGAGCGCGCTGGCCTTGTCGCGCAACATCCTGCCTCCCACCATCAACCAGACGACGCCCGACCCCGAGTGCGACCTGGACTACGTGCCCAACCAGGCGCGCGAGCTCCGGGTGGACGCGGTGATGAGCAACTCGTTCGGTTTCGGCGGCACCAACGCGGTGCTGCTGTTCAAGCGCTTCCAGTAA
- the fabD gene encoding ACP S-malonyltransferase, whose amino-acid sequence MAKVAFVFPGQGSQAVGMGKDLFEKFPEARAIFEAADDALGESLSKLCFEGPEDALKLTANTQPAILTVSVAAHAVFSRRGPQAAFVAGHSLGEYSALVAVGAMSLGDAARAVRARGGFMQEAVPAGVGAMAAVLGLEPAKVKAACDAAAEGQVVSPANYNSPEQTVIAGDVAAVERAGVKCKEAGAKRVMPLPVSAPFHCALMEPVKPRLAAVLGGVKLSAPSVPVVTNVEARPNQDASRVVPLLLEQVSAPVRWIECVEALKAEGVTRVVELGPGKVLCGLVKRITKDIETFNVEDAASLEKVLAALG is encoded by the coding sequence ATGGCGAAGGTCGCATTCGTGTTTCCCGGGCAGGGCAGCCAGGCCGTCGGGATGGGCAAGGACCTCTTCGAGAAGTTCCCCGAGGCCCGCGCCATCTTCGAGGCCGCGGACGACGCGCTCGGAGAGTCGCTCTCCAAGCTCTGCTTCGAGGGACCAGAAGACGCGCTGAAGCTCACGGCCAACACCCAGCCGGCCATCCTGACGGTGTCGGTGGCGGCGCACGCGGTGTTCTCCCGGCGCGGCCCCCAGGCGGCCTTCGTGGCCGGCCACTCGCTGGGCGAGTACTCCGCGCTGGTCGCCGTGGGCGCCATGTCGCTGGGCGACGCGGCCCGGGCCGTGCGCGCGCGCGGCGGCTTCATGCAGGAGGCGGTGCCCGCGGGCGTGGGCGCCATGGCGGCGGTGCTGGGGCTGGAGCCGGCCAAGGTGAAGGCGGCGTGTGACGCGGCGGCGGAAGGCCAGGTGGTGTCGCCGGCCAACTACAACTCGCCCGAGCAGACGGTGATTGCCGGCGACGTGGCGGCGGTGGAGCGCGCGGGCGTCAAGTGCAAGGAGGCCGGCGCCAAGCGGGTGATGCCGCTGCCGGTGTCCGCGCCCTTCCACTGCGCGCTGATGGAGCCGGTGAAGCCCCGGCTCGCGGCGGTGCTGGGCGGCGTGAAGCTGTCGGCGCCGTCGGTGCCGGTGGTGACGAACGTGGAGGCGCGGCCCAACCAGGACGCCTCCCGCGTGGTGCCGCTGCTGCTCGAGCAGGTGAGCGCGCCGGTGCGCTGGATTGAATGCGTGGAGGCGCTCAAGGCCGAGGGCGTCACGCGCGTGGTGGAGCTGGGGCCGGGCAAGGTGCTGTGCGGCCTGGTCAAGCGCATCACCAAGGACATCGAAACCTTCAACGTCGAGGACGCCGCGAGCCTGGAGAAGGTGCTCGCGGCGCTGGGGTGA
- the rpiB gene encoding ribose 5-phosphate isomerase B, with translation MKVILASDHAGLELRQELVAALQEKKVAHEDVGPFARDSVDYPDFAARVAKAVTSGEATLGVLVCGTGIGMSIVANKHKGVRAALCTTEFEARMARAHNDANVLCLGQRVVGAGVGRAILEAFLGTAFEGGRHERRVQKIREAESQG, from the coding sequence GTGAAAGTCATTCTCGCTTCGGACCACGCGGGCCTGGAGCTCCGCCAGGAATTGGTGGCGGCGCTCCAGGAGAAGAAGGTGGCCCACGAGGACGTGGGTCCCTTCGCCCGGGACTCGGTGGACTACCCGGACTTCGCCGCGCGCGTGGCGAAGGCGGTGACGTCCGGCGAGGCCACATTGGGCGTGCTGGTGTGTGGCACCGGCATCGGCATGAGCATCGTCGCCAACAAGCACAAGGGCGTGCGAGCGGCCCTGTGCACCACGGAGTTCGAGGCCCGGATGGCGCGGGCCCACAATGACGCCAACGTGCTGTGCCTGGGCCAGCGCGTGGTGGGGGCCGGCGTGGGCCGGGCCATCCTGGAGGCGTTCCTCGGCACGGCGTTCGAGGGCGGTCGCCACGAGCGCCGCGTCCAGAAGATTCGCGAGGCCGAGTCCCAGGGCTAG
- the nusB gene encoding transcription antitermination factor NusB: MGARRTGRERALQALYQLEMTPGTSVYEALESAWTASAEAEEPKRDPDAVKFARELVDGVQGHRAEIDRLIESHSHNWRLDRMSRIDRNVLRVGIFELKYRPDIPRKVTINEAVELGKNFGTEESSAFVNGLLDRVAVALKKD; the protein is encoded by the coding sequence ATGGGCGCGCGCAGAACGGGACGTGAGCGGGCGTTGCAGGCGCTCTACCAGTTGGAGATGACGCCGGGGACGTCGGTGTACGAGGCGCTGGAGTCGGCGTGGACCGCCTCCGCCGAGGCCGAGGAGCCGAAGCGGGACCCCGACGCGGTGAAGTTCGCCCGCGAGCTGGTGGACGGCGTGCAGGGCCACCGCGCGGAGATTGACCGGCTCATCGAGTCGCACAGCCACAACTGGCGGCTGGACCGCATGTCCCGCATCGACCGCAACGTGCTGCGCGTGGGCATCTTCGAGCTGAAGTACCGTCCGGACATCCCCCGCAAGGTCACCATCAACGAGGCGGTGGAGCTGGGGAAGAACTTCGGGACGGAGGAGTCCAGCGCCTTCGTCAACGGCCTGTTGGACCGGGTGGCGGTGGCGCTCAAGAAGGACTGA
- a CDS encoding serine hydroxymethyltransferase: MENTRTLAEVDPEIAQAVCHETERQEQGLELIASENFVSPAVMEAVGSVLTNKYAEGYPGKRYYGGCEVVDVVENLAIDRAKQLFGADFVNVQAHSGSQANMGAYMALMKPGDTMLSLDLNSGGHLTHGATFNFSGKLYKVVHYGLTRETETIDFAQVRQLALEHKPKVIVVGASAYPRTLDFAKFREIADEAGASMMVDMAHIAGLVAAGVHPSPVPFADIVTTTTHKTLRGPRGGLVMGKEPYAKSINSQIFPGIQGGPLMHVIAGKAVALREALTPEYKAYQKQIVANASALAEALKSAGLRLTSGGTDNHLMLVDLRPKNLTGKVAEAVLDKAGITVNKNMIPFDPEKPMVTSGVRVGTPAITTRGMREAQMATVGKLIGAALDAAQDDAGLARIRGQVKELAQSFPLYASRLK, encoded by the coding sequence ATGGAGAACACCCGCACTCTGGCCGAGGTGGACCCCGAGATTGCCCAGGCCGTGTGTCATGAGACCGAGCGCCAGGAGCAAGGCCTGGAGCTGATCGCCTCGGAGAACTTCGTCAGCCCCGCGGTGATGGAGGCGGTGGGCTCGGTGCTCACCAACAAGTACGCGGAGGGCTACCCCGGCAAGCGCTACTACGGCGGCTGCGAAGTGGTGGACGTGGTGGAGAACCTCGCCATCGACCGCGCGAAGCAGCTGTTCGGCGCGGACTTCGTCAACGTGCAGGCGCACTCGGGCAGCCAGGCGAACATGGGCGCGTACATGGCGCTCATGAAGCCCGGTGACACCATGCTGTCGCTGGACCTGAACTCCGGCGGCCACCTCACCCACGGCGCCACGTTCAACTTCTCCGGCAAGCTCTACAAGGTCGTCCACTACGGCCTGACGCGCGAGACGGAGACCATCGACTTCGCCCAGGTGCGGCAGCTGGCCCTGGAGCACAAGCCGAAGGTCATCGTCGTGGGCGCCAGCGCCTACCCGCGCACGCTCGACTTCGCGAAGTTCCGCGAGATCGCCGACGAGGCGGGCGCCTCCATGATGGTGGACATGGCGCACATCGCGGGCCTGGTCGCCGCCGGCGTGCACCCCTCGCCCGTGCCCTTCGCGGACATCGTCACCACCACCACGCACAAGACGCTGCGCGGTCCGCGCGGTGGCCTGGTGATGGGCAAGGAGCCGTACGCGAAGTCCATCAACAGCCAGATCTTCCCCGGCATCCAGGGCGGCCCGCTGATGCACGTCATCGCCGGCAAGGCCGTGGCCCTGCGCGAGGCGCTGACGCCGGAGTACAAGGCGTACCAGAAGCAGATCGTCGCCAACGCGAGCGCGCTGGCGGAGGCGCTCAAGTCCGCGGGCCTGCGGCTGACGTCCGGCGGCACCGACAACCACCTGATGCTGGTGGACCTGCGGCCCAAGAACCTGACGGGCAAGGTGGCCGAGGCGGTGCTCGACAAGGCGGGCATCACCGTGAACAAGAACATGATTCCGTTCGACCCGGAGAAGCCGATGGTGACCTCCGGCGTCCGGGTGGGCACGCCCGCCATCACCACGCGCGGCATGCGCGAGGCCCAGATGGCCACGGTGGGCAAGCTCATCGGCGCCGCGCTGGACGCGGCCCAGGATGACGCCGGGCTCGCGCGCATCCGCGGGCAGGTGAAGGAGCTGGCCCAGAGCTTCCCGCTGTACGCCTCGCGTCTGAAGTAG
- the acpP gene encoding acyl carrier protein produces the protein MSTSPIEAKVKNIIADQLGVGEDEIKPESSFIEDLGADSLDIVELVMAMEEEFEVEIPDEEAENIKTVGDAIKYVTDHKK, from the coding sequence ATGTCGACGTCACCTATTGAGGCCAAGGTCAAGAACATCATCGCCGACCAGCTCGGCGTGGGAGAGGACGAGATCAAGCCCGAGTCGTCCTTCATCGAGGACCTTGGCGCCGACAGCCTCGACATCGTGGAGCTCGTGATGGCGATGGAGGAGGAGTTCGAGGTCGAAATCCCCGACGAGGAGGCCGAGAACATCAAGACCGTTGGCGACGCCATCAAGTACGTCACCGACCACAAGAAGTAG
- the ribH gene encoding 6,7-dimethyl-8-ribityllumazine synthase — translation MPRYIEGDFLPPKGRFAICVARFNGFITEELAKGAVDTLVRHGVADADVDVYRCPGTYELPGLVRRVTESRQYVGVIALGAVIRGGTPHFDYVAGECAKGIGAVAFNAAAANPATSVTFGVLTTDTVEQAIDRAGVKAGNKGAEATLACIEMVNLYARIPALDARKG, via the coding sequence ATGCCTCGCTACATCGAAGGTGACTTCCTCCCCCCCAAGGGCCGCTTCGCCATCTGCGTCGCCCGCTTCAATGGCTTCATCACCGAGGAGCTGGCCAAGGGCGCCGTGGACACGCTGGTGCGCCACGGCGTGGCCGACGCGGACGTGGACGTGTACCGCTGCCCCGGCACGTACGAGCTGCCCGGGCTGGTGCGCCGCGTGACGGAGTCGCGTCAGTACGTGGGCGTCATCGCCCTGGGCGCCGTCATCCGTGGCGGCACGCCCCACTTCGACTACGTGGCCGGCGAGTGCGCCAAGGGCATCGGCGCGGTGGCCTTCAACGCGGCGGCGGCCAACCCCGCGACGTCGGTGACGTTCGGCGTGCTGACCACCGACACGGTGGAGCAGGCCATCGACCGGGCGGGCGTGAAGGCGGGCAACAAGGGCGCCGAGGCCACGCTGGCCTGCATCGAGATGGTGAACCTGTATGCGCGCATCCCCGCGCTCGACGCGAGGAAGGGCTAG
- a CDS encoding riboflavin synthase → MFTGLIQDIGRVERVIPGGMTDLWIRTALGASGFALGESIAVDGACLTVVELAGDTFRVQVAPESLRRTTLDGVRPGDRVNLERALALGDRLGGHLVSGHVDQVSSVLETYPEGGSWVMVFGLPESLAPYFIEKGSVAIDGISLTVNSVGADRFGVQLIPETQERTTLRAKAVGARVNLEADPIGKYVARLFSLQRGQVGGGGGVTEAAVRAAGFGTP, encoded by the coding sequence ATGTTCACCGGGCTCATTCAGGACATCGGCAGGGTGGAGCGCGTCATTCCGGGTGGGATGACGGACTTGTGGATTCGCACGGCGCTGGGGGCCTCGGGCTTCGCGCTGGGTGAGTCGATCGCCGTGGATGGCGCGTGCCTCACGGTGGTGGAGCTGGCGGGGGACACCTTCCGGGTGCAGGTGGCGCCCGAGTCCCTCAGGCGCACCACGCTGGACGGGGTGCGGCCCGGGGACAGGGTCAACCTGGAGCGGGCGCTGGCGCTGGGGGACCGGCTGGGCGGGCACCTGGTCTCCGGGCACGTGGACCAGGTCAGCTCGGTGCTGGAGACCTACCCGGAAGGCGGCTCGTGGGTGATGGTGTTCGGCCTGCCCGAGTCCCTGGCGCCGTACTTCATCGAGAAGGGCTCGGTGGCCATCGACGGCATCAGTCTGACGGTCAACAGCGTGGGCGCGGACCGCTTCGGGGTGCAGCTGATTCCGGAGACGCAGGAGCGCACCACCTTGCGGGCCAAGGCGGTGGGGGCCCGGGTCAACCTGGAGGCGGACCCGATTGGGAAGTACGTGGCCCGGCTGTTCTCGCTCCAGCGCGGGCAGGTGGGCGGCGGGGGTGGGGTGACGGAGGCGGCCGTCCGGGCGGCGGGCTTCGGCACGCCGTAG
- a CDS encoding response regulator — translation MRVKVLIVEDSKASREYIASTVEAVDGIEAVVTSSGFEALKLLPRHRFDLIITDINMPDINGLELINFVKKNPNYRDVPLFIITTEGREQDRERGMALGAAEYLVKPFQPGSLEGLLRRYLKLP, via the coding sequence ATGCGTGTCAAGGTGTTGATTGTCGAGGACTCCAAGGCGTCGCGCGAATACATCGCGTCGACGGTGGAGGCGGTGGATGGCATCGAGGCCGTCGTGACGTCCAGCGGCTTCGAGGCGCTGAAGCTGCTGCCGCGTCACCGCTTCGACCTCATCATCACCGACATCAACATGCCCGACATCAACGGGCTGGAGCTCATCAACTTCGTCAAGAAGAACCCCAACTACCGCGACGTGCCGCTCTTCATCATCACCACGGAGGGGCGGGAGCAGGACCGCGAGCGGGGCATGGCGTTGGGGGCGGCGGAGTACCTGGTCAAACCGTTCCAGCCCGGCAGTCTCGAGGGGCTCTTGCGCCGGTACCTGAAGCTGCCGTGA
- a CDS encoding M17 family peptidase N-terminal domain-containing protein, with protein MSQTTTHDIGMEGLDSLTGVDALCLFVAEDDRPLPATAGYVDWRLCGVLSRVLKGGFFSGVKDDWLLLPADGKLEVPRIFVVGLGARKALDAQGLHEALAEAGKVLSRAKVASVALEIPGGGSLDDAARAEAFQKGFLPAFKGGRVALLTDKGLVRLLPGRKG; from the coding sequence GTGAGCCAGACGACGACGCACGACATCGGGATGGAGGGGCTGGACTCGCTGACGGGCGTGGACGCCCTGTGCCTGTTCGTGGCCGAGGATGATCGCCCGTTGCCGGCCACCGCGGGCTACGTGGACTGGCGGCTGTGCGGTGTGTTGTCGCGGGTGCTCAAGGGCGGCTTCTTCTCCGGCGTGAAGGACGACTGGCTCCTGTTGCCCGCGGACGGGAAGCTGGAGGTGCCGCGCATCTTCGTCGTGGGCCTGGGGGCCCGGAAGGCGCTGGACGCCCAGGGGCTCCACGAGGCGCTGGCCGAGGCGGGCAAGGTGCTCAGCCGGGCCAAGGTGGCGTCGGTGGCGCTGGAAATCCCCGGCGGCGGTTCGCTGGACGACGCGGCGCGGGCGGAGGCCTTCCAGAAGGGCTTCCTGCCCGCGTTCAAGGGCGGACGGGTGGCCCTTCTGACGGACAAGGGGCTCGTCCGGCTCCTACCAGGCAGGAAGGGCTGA
- the fabG gene encoding 3-oxoacyl-[acyl-carrier-protein] reductase: MSFKDKVVLVTGGSRGIGRACAVAFAKAGASTVIISYAGNEAAAQETVGLLTAAGAKAESLRFDVSDTAACAAAIEGIVKSHGRLDVLVNNAGMAVDGLVMRVKDDDWDKQIDANLRGPFALIRAASRPMMKQRSGAIVNVTSVVGDMGNPGQSAYSAAKAGLVGLTKTVAKELSSRGIRVNAVSPGFISTDMTAHLNDELRQKMVEGIPLGRLGNPEEVAQAVLFLSGDASSYITGEVLKVNGGMYM, encoded by the coding sequence ATGAGCTTCAAGGACAAGGTGGTGTTGGTGACGGGTGGCTCGCGCGGCATTGGCCGGGCGTGCGCGGTGGCGTTCGCGAAGGCGGGCGCCTCCACGGTCATCATCAGCTACGCGGGCAACGAGGCCGCGGCCCAGGAGACGGTGGGTCTGCTCACCGCCGCCGGCGCCAAGGCGGAGTCGCTGCGCTTCGATGTGTCGGACACCGCCGCGTGCGCGGCCGCCATCGAGGGCATCGTCAAGAGCCACGGCCGGCTGGACGTGCTCGTCAACAACGCGGGCATGGCCGTGGACGGCCTGGTCATGCGGGTGAAGGACGACGACTGGGACAAGCAGATCGACGCCAACCTGCGCGGCCCCTTCGCCCTCATCCGGGCCGCCAGCCGGCCCATGATGAAGCAGCGCTCGGGTGCCATCGTGAACGTCACCTCCGTCGTGGGCGACATGGGCAACCCCGGCCAGTCGGCCTACTCGGCGGCCAAGGCGGGCCTCGTGGGCCTGACGAAGACGGTGGCCAAGGAGCTTTCCAGCCGGGGCATCCGGGTCAACGCCGTATCCCCCGGGTTCATCAGCACGGACATGACGGCCCATCTGAACGACGAGCTGCGCCAGAAGATGGTGGAGGGCATCCCGCTGGGGAGGCTGGGCAACCCGGAGGAGGTGGCCCAGGCCGTCCTCTTCCTCTCGGGTGACGCTTCCTCCTACATCACCGGCGAGGTCCTCAAGGTCAACGGCGGCATGTACATGTAA
- the ribD gene encoding bifunctional diaminohydroxyphosphoribosylaminopyrimidine deaminase/5-amino-6-(5-phosphoribosylamino)uracil reductase RibD, with the protein MRLLTRAKLEATRAPRAKRAADFDRAVAEFFMRIALEEAAKGLGRTSPNPVVGAVLVKGGRIIARGYHKKAGTAHAEVVALEAAGAKARGADLYSTLEPCDHYGRTPPCSLAIIEAGVRRVFCGSADPNPKVSGKGVARMRRAGVKVVTGVLQAEADKLNRPFFKQLRTGLPWVTLKAAATLDGKLATATGDSRWVTGEKAREWVHRLRDSVDVILVGANTVRHDDPKLTTRLPGGQGKDALRVVVDSRLRLSPRYTVFNQKSSARTIIATLEDPEGRKARRFLAQGVEVWQVRPKADRVDLKALLRKLARSGHNHVLVEGGSEMYGSFLREKLADELALFLAPKLLGREGMSWAGDLGVKEMAQALAVKDLTFEQHGPDILLQALL; encoded by the coding sequence ATGAGGCTGCTCACGCGGGCAAAGCTCGAAGCCACGAGGGCGCCCCGGGCGAAGCGGGCGGCGGACTTCGACCGCGCGGTGGCCGAGTTCTTCATGCGCATCGCCCTGGAGGAGGCCGCCAAGGGCCTGGGCCGCACCAGCCCCAACCCCGTGGTGGGCGCGGTGCTGGTCAAGGGCGGCCGAATCATCGCGCGCGGCTACCACAAGAAGGCGGGCACGGCGCACGCGGAGGTGGTGGCGCTGGAGGCCGCGGGCGCCAAGGCGCGGGGCGCGGACCTCTACTCCACGCTGGAGCCGTGCGACCACTATGGCCGCACGCCGCCGTGCAGCCTGGCCATCATCGAGGCGGGCGTGCGCCGCGTCTTCTGCGGCTCGGCGGACCCCAACCCCAAGGTGAGCGGCAAGGGCGTGGCGCGCATGCGCCGCGCGGGCGTGAAGGTCGTCACCGGCGTGCTCCAGGCGGAGGCGGACAAGCTCAACCGGCCCTTCTTCAAGCAGCTGCGCACGGGCCTGCCCTGGGTGACGCTGAAGGCCGCGGCCACGCTGGACGGCAAGCTGGCCACGGCCACGGGGGACTCGCGCTGGGTGACGGGCGAGAAGGCGCGCGAGTGGGTGCACCGGCTGCGCGACTCCGTGGACGTCATCCTGGTGGGCGCCAACACCGTGCGCCACGACGACCCCAAGCTCACCACGCGGCTGCCCGGTGGCCAGGGCAAGGACGCGCTGCGCGTGGTGGTGGACAGCCGGCTGCGCCTGTCGCCGCGCTACACCGTCTTCAACCAGAAGAGCTCCGCGCGCACCATCATCGCGACGCTGGAGGACCCCGAGGGCCGCAAGGCCCGGCGCTTCCTCGCCCAGGGCGTGGAGGTGTGGCAGGTGCGCCCCAAGGCGGACCGGGTGGACCTGAAGGCGCTCTTGCGCAAGCTGGCCCGCTCCGGCCACAACCACGTGCTCGTGGAGGGCGGCTCGGAGATGTACGGCTCCTTCCTGCGCGAGAAGCTGGCGGACGAGCTGGCGCTGTTCCTGGCGCCCAAGCTGCTCGGTCGCGAGGGCATGTCGTGGGCCGGTGACTTGGGCGTGAAGGAGATGGCCCAGGCGCTCGCGGTGAAGGACCTCACCTTCGAGCAGCACGGCCCGGACATCCTGCTCCAGGCGCTGCTCTAG
- the nrdR gene encoding transcriptional regulator NrdR — MRCPFCQDAENKVIDSRESHEGSVIRRRRECLACKRRFTTYERVEELYPLIVKKDGRREAFDREKIVSGLKKACEKRPVSADKLEETVVAIERLLQGMGEKEINSSVIGEEVMRRLQQMDEVAYVRFASVYRSFRDISEFLHELKDLLEDQERERKSKPPLLPGQGS; from the coding sequence ATGCGCTGCCCGTTCTGCCAGGATGCCGAAAACAAGGTCATCGACTCGAGAGAGTCACACGAGGGCTCCGTCATCCGGCGGCGCCGCGAGTGTCTGGCCTGCAAGCGCCGCTTCACGACGTACGAGCGGGTGGAGGAGCTCTACCCGCTCATCGTGAAGAAGGACGGCCGGCGGGAGGCGTTCGACCGCGAGAAGATCGTCAGCGGCCTGAAGAAGGCCTGCGAGAAGCGCCCCGTCTCCGCCGACAAGCTGGAGGAGACCGTGGTGGCCATCGAGCGGCTCTTGCAGGGCATGGGAGAGAAGGAGATCAACTCGTCCGTCATCGGCGAGGAGGTCATGCGCCGGCTGCAGCAGATGGACGAGGTGGCCTACGTGCGCTTCGCCTCCGTGTACCGCAGCTTCCGCGACATCTCCGAGTTCCTGCATGAGCTGAAGGACCTGCTCGAGGACCAGGAGCGCGAGCGCAAGTCGAAGCCGCCGCTCCTCCCGGGCCAGGGGAGTTGA